In Populus trichocarpa isolate Nisqually-1 chromosome 16, P.trichocarpa_v4.1, whole genome shotgun sequence, a genomic segment contains:
- the LOC7469931 gene encoding ubiquitin carboxyl-terminal hydrolase 8 isoform X1: MNSAIQCLAHSPKLVDCFLGDYRKEINQENPIGTKGELALAFGDLLSKLWTPGRTPVAPAIFKRKLADFSPQFIGYNQHDSQGQYQSTLVCPACNKKSVTYDPFMYLSLPLPSTTMRTMTLTVLSTDGRNLPSPITVTVPKCGRLKDLIGALSIACSSRDIDEMLMVVEIYKNKIFRPTTKPSDSVALIRDEDKLVAYRLPKDNQNSLLVVFMHERVERPCEFERAIPNLKLFGIPFVARLEDLSTGFDLHKLYLKLHSPLLMPAEDACDDYDDVGITTSEDSTMENVLSPTIYTGLDTGTEDDQCSSSDFRFYLKDGLRSTEMKMNDPLPVPKFNDDLEVYVTWSENTIEKYDTCLLNLEDFPIDDFELSTYISQKDSQFSNHYVLYATSNHHEGMGCGHYDASCIY; this comes from the exons atgaacagtgcaattcagtGCTTGGCACACTCCCCAAAGCTAGTTGACTGTTTCCTTGGGGACTATAGAAAAGAGATAAATCAGGAAAATCCAATAGGAACGAAG GGAGAGCTTGCTTTAGCATTTGGGGATTTGTTAAGTAAGCTATGGACACCAGGAAGGACGCCGGTGGCTCCTGCAATATTCAAGCGAAAACTAGCAGATTTTTCTCCTCAATTTATCGGCTACAACCAGCATGATTCTCAA GGTCAGTATCAGTCAACACTGGTTTGCCCTGCTTGCAACAAGAAGTCTGTCACATATGATCCATTTATGTACTTATCACTGCCGTTACCTTCAACAACAATGCGGACTATGACTTTGACTGTTTTGAGCACTGATGGGAGGAATTTACCATCCCCTATTACTGTAACTGTGCCCAAATGTGGGAGGCTAAAGGATCTCATTGGGGCCTTGAGCATTGCGTGTTCTTCGAGAGATATTGATGAAATGCTGATGGTGGTTGAG ATATACAAGAACAAAATTTTTCGTCCCACGACTAAGCCATCTGACTCGGTAGCCTTGATCAGAGACGAAGACAAACTTGTTGCTTATCGGTTACCAAAAGATAACCAGAATTCACTCTTAGTTGTCTTTATGCACGAAAGAGTGGAAAG GCCTTGTGAATTTGAGAGAGCAATACCAAATTTGAAACTGTTTGGCATTCCGTTTGTAGCAAGGTTAGAGGATCTTTCTACTGGATTTGATCTCCATAAACTGTATCTGAAATTACACAGTCCACTTCTTATGCCTGCTGAAGATGCATGCGATGACTATGATGATGTGGGGATTACAACTAGTGAAGATTCTACAATGGAGAATGTCCTTAGCCCCACAATCTATACAGGCTTGGACACTGGAACAGAGGATGACCAGTGTTCCAGTTCTGATTTTCGATTCTATTTGAAAGATGGATTGAGATCAACAGAGATGAAGATGAATGATCCATTACCAGTCCCAAAATTTAACGATGACTTGGAGGTCTATGTAACTTGGTCAGAAAACACGATTGAGAAGTATGATACATGCCTTCTCAACTTGGAGGACTTCCCAATCGATGATTTTGAACTGTCAACCTACATTTCCCAGAAGGACAGCCAGTTTTCCAATCATTATGTGTTGTATGCAACAAGTAATCATCATGAAGGCATGGGATGTGGTCACTACGATGCATCATGCATTTATTGA
- the LOC7469931 gene encoding ubiquitin carboxyl-terminal hydrolase 8 isoform X2, producing the protein MNSAIQCLAHSPKLVDCFLGDYRKEINQENPIGTKGELALAFGDLLSKLWTPGRTPVAPAIFKRKLADFSPQFIGYNQHDSQGQYQSTLVCPACNKKSVTYDPFMYLSLPLPSTTMRTMTLTVLSTDGRNLPSPITVTVPKCGRLKDLIGALSIACSSRDIDEMLMVVEIYKNKIFRPTTKPSDSVALIRDEDKLVAYRLPKDNQNSLLVVFMHERVERPCEFERAIPNLKLFGIPFVARCMR; encoded by the exons atgaacagtgcaattcagtGCTTGGCACACTCCCCAAAGCTAGTTGACTGTTTCCTTGGGGACTATAGAAAAGAGATAAATCAGGAAAATCCAATAGGAACGAAG GGAGAGCTTGCTTTAGCATTTGGGGATTTGTTAAGTAAGCTATGGACACCAGGAAGGACGCCGGTGGCTCCTGCAATATTCAAGCGAAAACTAGCAGATTTTTCTCCTCAATTTATCGGCTACAACCAGCATGATTCTCAA GGTCAGTATCAGTCAACACTGGTTTGCCCTGCTTGCAACAAGAAGTCTGTCACATATGATCCATTTATGTACTTATCACTGCCGTTACCTTCAACAACAATGCGGACTATGACTTTGACTGTTTTGAGCACTGATGGGAGGAATTTACCATCCCCTATTACTGTAACTGTGCCCAAATGTGGGAGGCTAAAGGATCTCATTGGGGCCTTGAGCATTGCGTGTTCTTCGAGAGATATTGATGAAATGCTGATGGTGGTTGAG ATATACAAGAACAAAATTTTTCGTCCCACGACTAAGCCATCTGACTCGGTAGCCTTGATCAGAGACGAAGACAAACTTGTTGCTTATCGGTTACCAAAAGATAACCAGAATTCACTCTTAGTTGTCTTTATGCACGAAAGAGTGGAAAG GCCTTGTGAATTTGAGAGAGCAATACCAAATTTGAAACTGTTTGGCATTCCGTTTGTAGCAAG ATGCATGCGATGA
- the LOC7469933 gene encoding uncharacterized protein LOC7469933 — MVVKMMRWRPWPPLISKKYEVRLVVRRIEGWDRVREALAAAPGTSSGGDLKDKSEKLTVEIRWKGPKLALSSLRRTVVKRDFTKEVEVYGGGGEGENGGVLVEWDEEFESLCTLSAHKENVFHPWEISFTVFNGVNQGPKNKVPGVGTATVNLAEFASAAEQKEFELRLPLMVSAGVAEPRPLLCVSLSLLELRTAHETSESVQRAIVPIPSSPQSGEAVSTEKDELSAIKAGLRKVKIFTGYVSTRRAKKACREEEGSEGRCSVRSEDGEDNYNYPFDCESLDDLEEGELDEVKEDSTVRKSFSYGTLAFANYAGGSFYPSARINAEDEDWFYYSNRKSDVGCSHSDDYTPSVSEPSLLQNSKRSILSWRKRKLSFRSPKAKGEPLLKKAYGEEGGDDIDFDRRQLSSDESLALGWHKAEEDAYANRSSVSEFGDDNFAIGSWERKEVISRDGQMKLQTEVFFASIDQRSEQAAGESACTALVAIIADWFQNNHGLMPIKSQFDSLIREGSLEWRNLCENETYRERFPDKHFDLETVLQAKIRSIAVVPGKSFIGFFHPDGMDEGRFDFLQGAMSFDNIWDEISCTGLECPSDGEPQVYIVSWNDHFFILKVEPEAYYIIDTLGERLYEGCNQAYILKFDSNTIIHKLPNAVESSDEKTMGDQQNVPAVSEPKDQHQVNLKEEAASTLGALVTKNEEPITSEEPLKSEEEGEVMCQGKDSCKAYIKSFLAAIPIRELQADIKKGLMTSKPLHHRLQIEFHYTQYWQPLTETHATEMLIALPHSVNASISEAAV; from the exons ATGGTGGTGAAGATGATGAGGTGGCGGCCATGGCCACCTTTGATTTCGAAGAAGTATGAGGTGAGGCTTGTTGTGCGAAGGATTGAGGGCTGGGATCGAGTGCGGGAAGCTTTAGCTGCTGCACCTGGGACATCGTCAGGTGGTGACTTGAAGGACAAGTCGGAGAAATTGACGGTGGAGATTAGATGGAAAGGGCCCAAATTGGCGTTGAGTTCATTGAGGAGGACGGTTGTGAAGAGGGATTTTACGAAAGAAGTGGAGGTTTATGGTGGCGGTGGTGAAGGGGAAAACGGTGGCGTTTTGGTGGAGTGGGATGAGGAGTTTGAGAGTTTATGTACTTTGTCTGCTCATAAAGAAAATGTGTTTCATCCCTGGGAGATCTCTTTCACTGTCTTcaat GGTGTGAACCAAGGGCCGAAGAATAAGGTTCCTGGAGTTGGAACAGCAACGGTGAACCTCGCTGAATTTGCTTCTGCAGCTGAACAGAAGGAGTTTGAGTTAAGACTTCCGCTCATGGTCTCTGCTGGTGTGGCCGAGCCTCGCCCTTTGCTCTGT GTATCACTCAGCTTGTTGGAGTTGAGAACTGCTCATGAGACCTCTGAGTCAGTACAGAGAGCTATAGTACCCATTCCATCTTCACCTCAATCTGGAGAAGCTGTCTCAACTGAAAAGGATGAGCTCTCTGCAATTAAAGCTGGTCTCAGAAAGGTAAAGATTTTTACTGGATATGTATCTACCAGGAGAGCAAAAAAGGCCTGTCGCGAGGAAGAAGGCAGTGAAGGCAGGTGCTCTGTTAGGAGCGAGGATGGTGAGGATAACTATAACTATCCATTTGACTGTGAGTCACTTGATGATTTGGAGGAAGGAGAATTGGATGAGGTCAAGGAGGATTCTACAGTGAGGAAGTCATTCAGTTATGGCACACTGGCTTTTGCAAACTATGCTGGAGGATCTTTTTACCCTAGTGCAAGGATAAATGCTGAAGATGAAGATTGGTTTTACTACAGCAATCGCAAGTCAGATGTGGGTTGCTCACACAGTGATGATTATACCCCATCAGTCTCTGAGCCATCTCTCTTGCAGAATTCTAAGCGCAGCATTTTATCATGGCGGAAAAGGAAGTTGAGCTTTAGGTCTCCTAAAGCTAAAGGAGAGCCATTGTTGAAGAAGGCATATGGAGAAGAAGGCGGGGATGATATTGATTTTGATCGCCGGCAGCTTAGCTCTGATGAATCTCTTGCTCTTGGC TGGCATAAGGCAGAGGAGGATGCATATGCAAATCGATCATCAGTATCTGAATTTGGTGACGACAATTTTGCCATAGGAAGTTGGGAGAGAAAAGAAGTGATAAGCCGTGATGGACAGATGAAGCTTCAAACTGAGGTTTTCTTTGCTTCCATTGATCAACGAAGTGAGCAGGCTGCAGGTGAGAGTGCTTGTACAGCCCTTGTTGCTATTATTGCTGATTGGTTTCAGAATAACCATGGTCTCATGCCCATTAAGTCCCAATTTGATAGTCTCATCAGAGAAGGGTCCTTGGAATGGAGAAACCTCTGTGAGAATGAAACCTACAGGGAGCGGTTCCCTGACAAACACTTTGACCTTGAAACAGTTCTCCAAGCCAAAATTCGTTCTATTGCTGTTGTCCCTGGCAAGTCTTTTATCGGTTTTTTCCATCCAGATGGGATGGATGAGGGACGATTTGACTTTTTGCAAGGAGCCATGTCCTTTGATAACATTTGGGATGAGATAAGCTGTACTGGATTGGAATGTCCGAGTGATGGTGAACCTCAGGTCTACATTGTAAGTTGGAACGACCATTTTTTCATCCTAAAGGTTGAACCAGAAGCTTACTACATTATTGACACATTAGGAGAGAGGCTCTATGAGGGATGCAATCAGGCCTAcattttgaaatttgacagCAACACAATTATTCATAAGTTGCCAAATGCTGTGGAATCATCTGATGAGAAAACAATGGGTGATCAGCAGAATGTGCCAGCCGTCTCAGAACCCAAGGATCAGCATCAAGTGAACCTGAAGGAGGAGGCGGCTTCTACACTGGGGGCACTGGTAACCAAGAATGAAGAACCAATTACAAGTGAGGAACCATTAAAGAGTGAGGAAGAAGGGGAGGTTATGTGCCAAGGAAAGGATTCTTGCAAAGCGTACATAAAGAGTTTCTTGGCTGCAATTCCAATCAGGGAACTGCAGGCAGACATCAAGAAAGGTTTAATGACATCAAAACCTCTTCATCATCGGTTGCAGATCGAATTCCACTACACCCAGTACTGGCAACCTTTGACTGAAACTCATGCGACAGAAATGTTGATAGCACTACCACATTCAGTCAATGCCTCCATATCAGAGGCTGCTGTTTAG
- the LOC7488078 gene encoding uncharacterized protein At5g39865, with protein sequence MKSVKGRFLKKLNFIPSISTLKQGLVSHLNSSENFSDQSLQIPPIYIQKDHKKDSLSGDFGVSKQKPESKDEELDLEINLFDKVNITPSIVSNDRLSVMDSPEAPVATDTNVEQYTGNEAEKEIEGHPSLSDFEEICLPGGSQAVILYTTSLRSIRKTFEDCHAIRFLLESFKVIFHEKDVSLHLEFREELWRIMGDRVIPPRLFIKGRYIGGADEVTGLHEQGKLKNLLAGIPLNLSNCPCTGCGNIRFIVCSDCNGSRKVFADDQNDETYIRCPECNENGLVKCLICS encoded by the coding sequence atgaaatcagTGAAGGGAAGATTCCtaaagaaattgaatttcattccaAGTATAAGCACACTGAAACAAGGTCTAGTTTCCCATCTGAACTCCTCAGAAAACTTTTCTGATCAGAGCTTGCAGATACCACCAATTTACATACAAAAGGATCACAAGAAAGACAGTCTATCTGGTGATTTTGGTGTGTCAAAGCAAAAACCAGAATCCAAAGATGAAGAACTGGACTTGGAAATTAATCTCTTCGACAAGGTGAACATCACACCCTCCATAGTATCCAATGACAGATTATCTGTAATGGACAGTCCTGAGGCCCCAGTCGCTACAGATACCAACGTGGAGCAATACACGGGAAATGAAGCTGAGAAAGAGATTGAAGGACACCCATCTCTCTCAGATTTTGAAGAGATATGTCTTCCCGGAGGAAGTCAGGCTGTAATTCTCTACACAACAAGCTTGAGAAGTATAAGAAAGACATTTGAGGATTGTCATGCTATTCGGTTTTTGTTGGAAAGTTTTAAAGTAATATTCCACGAGAAAGATGTTTCGTTGCACTTGGAATTCAGGGAGGAACTATGGAGGATAATGGGTGACAGGGTGATTCCTCCAAGGCTTTTCATAAAGGGAAGGTACATAGGAGGAGCTGATGAAGTGACTGGTTTGCATGAGCAAGGTAAGCTTAAGAATCTCTTGGCAGGTATACCACTCAATCTGTCTAATTGCCCTTGCACTGGTTGCGGTAACATACGATTCATAGTTTGCTCCGATTGTAATGGCAGTCGTAAGGTCTTTGCAGATGATCAGAATGATGAGACATACATTAGATGCCCTGAATGTAATGAAAATGGATTGGTTAAATGCCTCATCTGCAGCTGA